A genomic segment from Gracilimonas sediminicola encodes:
- a CDS encoding 2'-deoxycytidine 5'-triphosphate deaminase — MPETLKEVQLRTKGILPVQKLKLLHALGIITSDPNYPIQDNQFQPNSIDLRLGEIAYRVRCSFLPENDSVEEKVEKLKMYEVPITDGAVLEQNCVYIIPLLEELNMPESNNTIQKGLFNGNKEESEVKLGTVENLSAKANPKSSTGRLDVFTRVITDYSHRFEEVTPGYRGKMYLEVVPKSFSIKVKTGQRLNQLRVRHGFEVLPDQDLLRVHAADPLLFDEQRVPVSMEKIKVKQGLFMSVDLKGKKGDIIGYKAKKHNNYIDLENIGHYEVEEFWEPIYAQQNDQLILEPEAFYIFASKERIRVPAHLACEMMAYDTGSGELRTHYAGFFDSGFGGSVEDQGARAVLEVRSHDVPFMIEDGQTMFSMQFEPNAEKPDFVYGEEIDSNYQGQDLKLGKHFKQP, encoded by the coding sequence ATGCCTGAGACTCTGAAAGAAGTTCAGCTTCGTACAAAAGGAATTTTACCGGTTCAAAAACTCAAGTTACTTCACGCACTTGGGATTATAACATCTGATCCAAACTATCCCATTCAGGATAATCAGTTTCAACCCAACTCCATCGATCTTCGTCTTGGTGAGATTGCGTATCGAGTTCGCTGCAGCTTTCTTCCCGAGAATGATTCGGTGGAAGAGAAGGTGGAAAAACTGAAAATGTATGAAGTACCGATTACAGACGGAGCGGTGCTGGAGCAAAATTGCGTGTACATCATTCCTTTATTGGAAGAACTGAACATGCCCGAATCAAACAACACGATTCAAAAGGGACTGTTCAACGGAAATAAAGAAGAGAGTGAAGTCAAGCTGGGTACGGTCGAAAATCTTTCGGCCAAGGCAAATCCTAAAAGCTCCACCGGCCGGCTGGATGTATTCACGCGGGTCATCACCGATTATTCGCATCGTTTTGAAGAAGTTACCCCCGGCTATCGTGGAAAAATGTACCTGGAGGTGGTCCCAAAATCATTCTCTATAAAAGTGAAAACCGGACAAAGGTTGAATCAGTTGCGCGTTCGGCATGGATTTGAAGTACTTCCCGATCAGGATTTACTACGGGTGCATGCAGCAGATCCACTGCTGTTTGATGAACAAAGAGTGCCTGTTTCCATGGAGAAGATCAAGGTTAAGCAAGGCTTGTTTATGAGTGTTGACCTGAAGGGGAAGAAGGGCGATATAATCGGATATAAGGCGAAGAAGCACAATAATTATATCGACCTGGAGAATATCGGGCATTATGAAGTGGAGGAATTTTGGGAGCCGATTTATGCCCAGCAGAACGATCAGCTTATCCTTGAACCGGAGGCCTTTTATATTTTTGCATCCAAAGAACGAATTCGGGTTCCGGCTCACCTTGCTTGCGAGATGATGGCTTATGATACTGGCTCGGGAGAGCTGCGAACACATTATGCAGGATTCTTTGACAGTGGTTTTGGCGGATCGGTGGAAGACCAGGGAGCAAGGGCAGTGCTTGAAGTTCGCTCACATGATGTCCCGTTTATGATTGAGGATGGTCAGACCATGTTCAGCATGCAGTTTGAGCCTAATGCCGAGAAACCGGATTTTGTATATGGCGAGGAAATTGACAGTAATTACCAGGGACAGGATCTCAAGTTAGGTAAGCATTTCAAGCAACCATGA
- a CDS encoding nitrilase-related carbon-nitrogen hydrolase: protein MMNIALIQQSCSENKEANLKKGLDSARKAAEAGANVICFAELAFEPFYPQFQNPEKPSEFAESIPGKTTDAFSELAKEFGAVIILNLYEKDGDALYDSSPVISTDGSILGTTRMVHITEYACFHEQQYYTPGDNGAPVYETPFGKIGIAICYDRHYPEYMRALALSGADVVFIPQAGSVGEWPEGLYEAEVRTAAFQNGYFVALCNRVGEEPKLTFAGESFVCNPAGEIIARAGEGTEEVLYAELDLAEVQRSHAKKLFLRDRRPDLYGDWLK, encoded by the coding sequence ATGATGAATATTGCACTAATACAGCAATCCTGTTCTGAGAACAAAGAAGCGAATCTAAAAAAGGGACTGGATTCGGCCAGGAAAGCAGCCGAGGCCGGTGCCAATGTCATTTGCTTTGCAGAGCTGGCGTTTGAGCCTTTCTATCCACAATTTCAAAATCCTGAAAAACCATCGGAATTTGCAGAATCCATCCCCGGGAAGACCACGGATGCCTTTTCAGAACTAGCAAAAGAATTCGGCGCGGTCATCATCTTAAATCTGTATGAGAAAGATGGAGATGCTCTCTACGACAGCTCACCAGTTATTAGTACCGACGGCTCCATTTTGGGAACCACACGCATGGTGCATATCACAGAGTATGCCTGTTTTCATGAGCAGCAATATTATACACCGGGGGATAACGGAGCTCCTGTTTATGAAACCCCATTCGGTAAAATCGGCATCGCCATTTGTTACGACAGGCATTACCCTGAATATATGCGGGCGCTGGCTTTGTCCGGTGCTGATGTGGTTTTCATACCCCAGGCGGGTTCGGTGGGTGAATGGCCGGAAGGTTTATATGAAGCCGAAGTCAGAACGGCTGCTTTCCAGAATGGATATTTCGTGGCTTTGTGCAACCGCGTGGGGGAAGAGCCAAAACTTACTTTTGCCGGGGAATCATTCGTATGCAATCCCGCGGGTGAGATAATAGCCAGGGCCGGGGAAGGAACCGAAGAGGTTTTGTACGCAGAATTGGATCTTGCCGAAGTGCAAAGATCACATGCAAAAAAGCTTTTTCTAAGAGACCGCCGTCCGGATCTTTATGGTGATTGGCTCAAGTGA
- a CDS encoding T9SS type A sorting domain-containing protein, with product MIGAFFSPAAVAQSESITYREISLKLVASNGVADVSNKLYFHANGSEGKDGYDGAKLAPISTTDSYLFFLQDFGNGSERLVQDARNLYPDTVQVYDLEVEDAGFSGEFTIIWADFKNISSLWKLDFIDVDEDTTITMSEDSSYSFTSSRNFKISIEPIASRVEISGEAGWRVLSFPVKDAAVTEIMDDTAIQGIAGGENEAADPNIYINPASNGASGNGYLVPENIFASWGDGLGFIAYFFDNTMNGSTELPLMLDASGTEPDSDVIVGVSSSFTLIGNPFLSNINLDDIEGNGSGGVNGGLKSPLYFYDSNGLNTVNFGTETVVSSWAGFFAERNDSSTTQITIPTSAKTSDAADASYFSKRGNTTFRQIELHLEAPNGQKDISNKLFFSPQSSDQPDGFDGSKMIPFDGSPYLSFIRTRNDYRYDLLVQDARAMNPSEHQKYELAVFDGGISGTYTLRWHNFHNIPEDWDFTLIDYETGASVLMEEEQSYSFEVKADGKKSYTSVLKSPVIQQAVEESSPRFGILLKTTNSVSIEKKDKVDQFSLDQNYPNPFNPVTHIQYTLKEGAGVSLTVFNVMGQKVHRLEDSPKPAGTYIISWNADGLAGGIYYYRLRVGDEVITRKMTLLK from the coding sequence TTGATTGGGGCATTTTTTAGTCCGGCAGCGGTTGCTCAAAGTGAAAGTATCACCTACCGGGAAATCTCACTGAAACTGGTGGCGTCCAACGGAGTCGCTGATGTTAGCAACAAGCTCTACTTTCATGCCAACGGATCCGAAGGAAAAGATGGATACGATGGTGCAAAGCTGGCTCCGATTTCAACAACTGATTCCTATTTGTTTTTTCTGCAAGACTTTGGCAATGGCAGCGAGCGCCTGGTTCAGGATGCCCGGAATTTATACCCCGATACGGTACAGGTCTATGATCTGGAAGTGGAAGATGCCGGTTTTTCCGGTGAGTTCACGATCATCTGGGCGGACTTCAAGAATATTTCGAGTCTATGGAAGCTGGATTTTATTGATGTGGATGAAGATACAACCATAACTATGTCCGAGGACTCAAGCTATTCATTTACAAGCAGCCGGAATTTTAAGATCAGCATTGAGCCCATTGCCTCCAGGGTTGAAATTTCCGGCGAGGCCGGGTGGAGAGTATTGTCTTTTCCGGTGAAGGATGCGGCGGTAACAGAAATCATGGATGACACGGCTATTCAGGGAATTGCCGGCGGGGAGAATGAAGCCGCCGATCCTAATATTTACATCAATCCTGCTTCCAACGGCGCGTCGGGGAACGGGTATCTTGTTCCAGAGAATATTTTTGCCTCATGGGGAGATGGGCTGGGATTTATTGCCTACTTTTTTGATAATACAATGAATGGAAGTACGGAGCTTCCCCTTATGCTTGACGCTTCCGGCACCGAACCTGACTCGGATGTAATTGTGGGCGTCAGTAGTTCATTCACCCTTATCGGAAATCCTTTTTTGAGCAACATAAACCTTGATGACATCGAGGGAAATGGCAGCGGGGGTGTTAATGGTGGATTAAAAAGTCCGCTCTACTTTTATGATTCCAATGGCTTGAACACGGTTAACTTTGGAACCGAAACGGTTGTAAGCAGCTGGGCCGGCTTTTTTGCCGAAAGAAATGACAGTTCCACAACCCAGATTACCATCCCGACTTCAGCTAAAACTTCCGATGCGGCAGATGCCTCTTATTTTTCGAAGCGAGGAAATACTACGTTCAGGCAAATTGAGCTGCACCTGGAGGCTCCAAACGGACAGAAAGATATTTCCAATAAGTTGTTTTTCAGTCCGCAATCATCCGACCAACCGGACGGGTTTGACGGGAGCAAAATGATTCCCTTTGATGGAAGCCCGTACCTAAGTTTTATCAGAACCCGCAACGACTACCGGTACGATTTGCTGGTGCAGGACGCAAGGGCAATGAATCCCTCTGAACATCAAAAGTATGAACTTGCAGTTTTTGATGGCGGAATAAGCGGAACCTATACCTTACGATGGCATAATTTTCACAACATACCGGAGGATTGGGATTTCACCCTGATTGATTATGAAACCGGAGCTTCGGTGCTAATGGAAGAGGAACAATCTTATTCCTTTGAGGTAAAGGCCGACGGGAAGAAAAGTTATACAAGTGTACTTAAATCTCCGGTAATTCAGCAGGCTGTTGAAGAATCATCACCCCGCTTTGGTATTTTATTGAAGACCACGAATTCCGTAAGTATTGAAAAGAAAGACAAGGTTGACCAATTTAGTTTAGATCAGAATTATCCGAATCCTTTCAACCCGGTAACTCACATTCAATATACACTAAAGGAAGGTGCCGGGGTTTCACTCACGGTATTTAATGTGATGGGACAGAAAGTCCATAGATTAGAGGATAGCCCAAAACCAGCCGGCACTTATATTATTTCTTGGAATGCGGATGGATTGGCCGGTGGAATTTATTATTATCGCCTGCGGGTGGGAGATGAAGTTATCACCCGTAAAATGACACTATTAAAATAG
- a CDS encoding PID-CTERM protein-sorting domain-containing protein yields the protein MKTLIYIFIAIVFLLALSIIVVAQPGLPANPSQAPIDGGLGLLAAAGGGYALKKLRDRKKRQEESGL from the coding sequence ATGAAAACCCTCATTTATATCTTTATTGCAATAGTTTTTTTACTTGCCTTATCAATAATTGTGGTTGCTCAGCCTGGTTTACCTGCCAACCCAAGTCAGGCACCAATTGACGGAGGACTTGGATTGTTGGCTGCTGCAGGCGGAGGCTATGCCCTCAAAAAATTACGCGATCGCAAAAAGAGGCAAGAGGAATCAGGTTTATAA
- a CDS encoding lamin tail domain-containing protein, producing the protein MKKTTTLLFTLSLLLIFSSGVLGQTLYSEDFTGQNGKGATGTSIGTTFDTTGVDWVIDVGATLETDGTTNSFEVDSEAFIGDDVDGNGDAGDGIDYAYWYSPVIDVSSVDGVDLSIDLDKRGNGANSSGESLNIYYSNNPSSGSPTYTLIKEYDQNSMGSLPETLNELNIDVSSTSEFRLRIGMDANGAGDGFSFDDITVVENTLKSEPANHATSFSVSGSINSADLSWTDATGSPLPDAYLIKVSNVSFGAISSPSDASSVSDDLDISDGSGALNVAFGEESASFTGLDETTTYYFKIYPYTNSGSDIDYKTDGTVPEDDATTLETPDIVINEILADPDGDANGDGTTDTGEDEFLEFVNTGTTELDISDWTVEDANGTTHTFTNPTVLKPLQAVVIFGGGTPTGDFGGALTQTAGGLSLNNGGDDVILKNDSGIEIINYTYSGATDQSETRSPDLTGDFEDHETADTDDASSFSPGTRIDGTYFQPSVEITGNAGWRLLSLPIEDGTVADISDNTAVQGISGGDNAGADPNLFINTASDGTGQNGYTTPTNVTTPWGDGLGFIIFFYDNSSNGSSELPIILDAFGTEPSGDVDVTISDTWTLVGNPFTSNFELDQLTGNDSGEGVNDGLVSPASFWDDGIATDESGSWITENFGSSNGEVISTWSGFFIQRNSGSTTQLTFPGAGKTSDVATASYFSKEKTKEFREIELLLEAPDNQVDRSLKLYFSNQSIEGRDGFDGGKLIPLNGSPFISFINDFGKGSELFVQDARPLNPETEQKYELALGDEGVRGTYTLSWPEMTNIPDDWSFTLTDFETGNTMNMIPGSSYEFNVEAVQKVRTVSVLNLAAMEASAEEVNSRFSITLKTSTTTSTEKADEPQTFALKQNYPNPFNPNTTIEYSVSKSATVTLTVYNVMGQQVATLVNETKPVGTYRVSWNAADMASGIYHYRLQAGNQVMIHQMTLIK; encoded by the coding sequence ATGAAAAAGACTACGACACTGCTTTTCACACTTTCACTGCTCCTTATTTTTTCATCGGGGGTGCTGGGGCAGACACTCTATTCTGAAGACTTTACAGGACAAAACGGGAAGGGTGCAACGGGAACCTCAATAGGGACTACATTTGATACTACTGGTGTTGATTGGGTAATTGATGTTGGAGCTACCTTGGAAACTGATGGTACAACAAATAGTTTCGAAGTTGACTCAGAAGCCTTTATTGGAGATGATGTTGATGGAAATGGTGATGCCGGTGATGGGATTGATTATGCGTATTGGTACTCTCCTGTAATCGACGTTTCATCCGTCGATGGTGTTGACCTTAGTATTGATTTAGATAAGCGTGGTAACGGGGCAAATAGTTCTGGTGAAAGCTTAAATATTTATTATTCGAATAATCCAAGTTCAGGTAGTCCAACTTATACTTTGATTAAAGAATATGATCAAAATAGTATGGGAAGTTTACCGGAAACTTTGAATGAATTAAATATTGATGTTTCTTCTACATCAGAGTTCCGATTGAGAATAGGAATGGATGCTAACGGTGCTGGGGATGGGTTTTCATTTGATGATATTACAGTTGTCGAAAATACTTTAAAATCCGAGCCTGCAAATCATGCCACTTCTTTTTCAGTTTCAGGTTCTATCAATTCTGCGGATCTATCCTGGACAGATGCAACAGGATCTCCCTTACCGGATGCTTATCTGATAAAAGTTAGTAATGTAAGTTTTGGAGCGATTTCAAGTCCGAGTGACGCATCATCAGTTTCTGACGATTTGGATATCTCTGATGGTTCCGGAGCACTTAATGTAGCTTTTGGAGAAGAATCTGCTTCTTTCACCGGTTTGGATGAAACGACCACCTACTACTTTAAGATTTATCCTTATACAAATTCAGGTTCGGATATAGACTACAAAACAGATGGTACGGTTCCTGAAGATGATGCAACCACTTTAGAAACTCCGGACATTGTAATAAATGAAATTTTGGCTGATCCGGATGGTGATGCAAATGGTGATGGAACAACTGATACAGGAGAAGATGAATTTTTAGAATTTGTAAATACTGGAACTACCGAGTTAGATATTAGCGACTGGACTGTAGAAGACGCTAACGGAACTACTCACACTTTTACAAACCCTACCGTTTTAAAACCACTTCAAGCTGTTGTGATATTTGGGGGTGGCACCCCAACAGGTGACTTTGGTGGAGCACTTACGCAAACTGCCGGTGGCCTTAGTCTGAATAATGGTGGCGATGATGTTATCCTGAAGAATGATTCTGGTATCGAAATAATCAATTACACCTATTCAGGAGCTACTGATCAGTCCGAAACCCGTAGCCCGGATTTGACCGGAGATTTTGAAGATCACGAAACCGCCGATACAGATGATGCTTCTTCCTTTTCTCCCGGAACCCGAATTGATGGTACCTATTTTCAGCCTTCTGTGGAAATAACGGGCAATGCGGGGTGGCGACTACTTTCCTTGCCAATTGAAGATGGAACCGTAGCTGATATATCTGACAATACGGCCGTTCAGGGTATTTCAGGTGGCGATAATGCCGGGGCAGATCCAAACTTATTTATCAATACCGCATCCGACGGCACTGGCCAGAATGGATATACTACTCCAACAAATGTTACAACTCCTTGGGGCGATGGTTTGGGATTCATTATCTTCTTCTACGATAATAGCTCAAATGGAAGTTCAGAACTTCCAATCATCTTGGATGCATTCGGAACTGAACCTTCAGGAGATGTGGATGTAACAATTTCTGATACATGGACATTAGTTGGAAACCCTTTTACCAGTAATTTTGAACTTGATCAACTCACTGGAAATGATTCAGGCGAAGGGGTCAATGATGGATTGGTAAGTCCTGCAAGTTTTTGGGATGATGGAATAGCTACTGATGAAAGCGGAAGCTGGATAACAGAAAACTTCGGCTCCTCAAATGGAGAGGTGATCAGTACATGGTCCGGGTTTTTTATTCAGCGAAATAGTGGTTCTACGACTCAATTAACTTTCCCGGGGGCGGGTAAAACTTCAGATGTGGCTACAGCTTCCTACTTCTCTAAAGAAAAGACAAAGGAATTCAGAGAAATAGAATTGTTATTAGAAGCTCCGGACAATCAGGTCGATCGTTCATTAAAACTATATTTCTCTAACCAGTCTATAGAAGGTCGTGATGGTTTTGATGGAGGAAAACTTATCCCTTTGAACGGATCGCCATTTATCTCATTCATAAACGATTTTGGTAAGGGTAGTGAACTATTTGTTCAGGATGCCCGCCCGCTTAATCCTGAAACAGAACAGAAATATGAGCTTGCATTGGGTGATGAGGGCGTTAGGGGTACTTATACTCTAAGCTGGCCAGAGATGACTAACATTCCCGATGATTGGTCATTTACGCTAACCGACTTTGAAACCGGAAATACTATGAATATGATTCCGGGAAGCTCCTACGAATTCAATGTAGAAGCGGTACAGAAAGTCCGGACAGTCAGTGTTCTGAATCTTGCAGCAATGGAAGCTTCTGCGGAAGAAGTAAACTCACGATTCTCTATTACGCTGAAAACCAGTACAACTACAAGTACGGAAAAAGCGGATGAGCCTCAAACTTTTGCTTTAAAACAAAATTATCCGAACCCGTTCAACCCAAATACAACAATTGAATATAGCGTATCAAAGTCAGCGACTGTTACTTTAACGGTGTATAATGTAATGGGCCAGCAAGTTGCTACTCTTGTTAATGAAACAAAACCGGTGGGTACATACCGGGTAAGTTGGAATGCCGCCGACATGGCAAGTGGGATATATCATTATCGCCTGCAGGCCGGAAACCAGGTGATGATCCATCAAATGACTCTAATTAAATAA